One part of the Deltaproteobacteria bacterium genome encodes these proteins:
- a CDS encoding HDOD domain-containing protein — MVRSERISAEKIGKTIGQDYALSAKVLRLVNSAFYGLGERVSSVTSAVVLLGFNVVQGVVLSASVFELMDRAIVGLWEHSLGTAIASGVLARALYFQEPEEVSVAGLLHDIGKVVVPAKMPETYEEIRRRIEHTTLSIAEVEREVLGFDHSRIGMWLADEWNFPPNLTEPIVYHHTPSLAKEARIQTAIVHLADILIRAKGFGFGGDPWVPEVNREAWNLLGLSVGDLEHLVSRISEEIFNVEGVDWHDNPEASNPARSSQDPI, encoded by the coding sequence ATGGTGAGGAGCGAGAGGATTTCCGCTGAGAAGATCGGCAAGACCATCGGCCAGGACTATGCCCTCAGCGCCAAGGTGCTACGCCTGGTGAACTCGGCCTTCTATGGGCTCGGCGAAAGGGTTTCGTCTGTCACCAGTGCAGTGGTCCTTCTCGGATTCAACGTGGTACAGGGGGTAGTCCTAAGTGCCTCTGTCTTCGAATTGATGGACAGGGCGATCGTCGGCTTGTGGGAGCACTCTCTGGGGACGGCCATCGCGTCGGGGGTGCTGGCGAGGGCACTCTACTTTCAAGAGCCCGAAGAGGTGTCGGTTGCCGGACTTCTTCACGATATAGGAAAGGTGGTTGTCCCCGCAAAGATGCCGGAAACATATGAGGAGATACGCAGGCGGATCGAGCACACGACCCTTTCCATAGCAGAGGTGGAAAGGGAGGTCTTGGGTTTCGACCACAGCCGCATTGGAATGTGGCTGGCAGACGAATGGAACTTCCCACCGAACCTAACAGAACCCATCGTCTACCATCATACACCCTCCCTGGCAAAGGAGGCCAGGATTCAAACGGCCATCGTCCACCTGGCCGATATCCTGATCCGGGCCAAGGGTTTCGGCTTCGGCGGAGACCCGTGGGTTCCGGAGGTGAACAGGGAGGCCTGGAATCTCCTCGGTCTCTCAGTGGGGGATCTGGAACACCTTGTCTCGAGAATCAGTGAGGAGATATTCAACGTGGAGGGTGTCGACTGGCATGACAACCCGGAGGCTTCAAACCCGGCAAGGAGCTCTCAAGATCCCATTTGA
- a CDS encoding HU family DNA-binding protein: MTKEQLIAVVAKEAKITKVAAAKAIDSITDNITKELKKGGRISLTGFGTFSVAKRKARTGRNPRTGQTIRIPATKTAKFKAGTALKQAVK; this comes from the coding sequence ATGACAAAGGAGCAACTCATCGCAGTAGTCGCCAAGGAGGCCAAGATCACGAAGGTTGCAGCGGCCAAGGCCATCGACTCCATAACCGACAATATAACCAAGGAGTTGAAAAAGGGCGGCAGGATCTCTCTCACGGGTTTCGGTACGTTTAGCGTCGCCAAACGCAAGGCCAGGACGGGGAGAAACCCGAGGACCGGCCAGACCATCAGGATTCCCGCGACCAAGACGGCGAAATTCAAGGCCGGTACTGCTCTGAAACAGGCGGTCAAATAG
- a CDS encoding RsmB/NOP family class I SAM-dependent RNA methyltransferase — MDSTRPEAFQEYRSFIPDFDRFCETLRLPLPQSLRTNTLRIKPSILTELLRSQGYRVRSSPLAEYLLQVEGLTRPGETIEAALGYFFPQALTSAMAVMALDPKPGELVCDLCAAPGSKTTHMAQVMRNQGLIVANDNKAGRLRVLEHNIRRMGATNVVTTLYPGQSFPKRWRFDRVLVDAPCSGEGTLRLVVSPDRPARTRLGKFLPRIQRDLIIRAFDLLAEDGTLLYSTCTYNPEENEAVVQHLLHQRPAKIEPIALSARRAPGLLQWEGRSFDGEMERCWRIYPHLLDSVGFFLAKIRRRASPE; from the coding sequence ATGGATTCGACCAGACCGGAGGCCTTCCAGGAGTATCGATCCTTCATTCCGGACTTCGACCGATTCTGTGAGACCCTGCGACTGCCATTGCCTCAGTCTCTCAGGACCAATACCCTCCGGATCAAGCCTTCTATTCTGACCGAACTCCTGCGAAGTCAGGGTTATCGGGTAAGATCCTCTCCCCTTGCCGAATACCTGCTCCAGGTCGAGGGGCTGACACGCCCCGGGGAGACTATCGAGGCTGCGCTCGGTTACTTCTTCCCCCAGGCACTTACCTCGGCCATGGCCGTGATGGCCCTCGACCCAAAGCCGGGTGAACTCGTCTGTGATCTATGTGCGGCCCCGGGCTCAAAGACCACTCACATGGCCCAGGTGATGAGAAACCAGGGTCTGATCGTGGCCAATGACAACAAAGCCGGAAGGCTCCGGGTGCTCGAGCACAATATCAGAAGAATGGGAGCGACCAATGTGGTGACAACCCTCTACCCCGGGCAGAGCTTTCCGAAACGGTGGAGATTCGACCGGGTGCTGGTCGACGCCCCGTGCAGCGGCGAGGGCACCCTTCGGTTGGTGGTATCCCCCGACCGGCCCGCTAGAACAAGGCTAGGGAAATTCCTCCCAAGAATCCAGCGTGATCTGATCATTCGGGCCTTCGACCTCCTGGCCGAGGACGGGACGCTTCTCTATTCGACCTGTACCTATAACCCTGAAGAGAACGAGGCGGTCGTTCAGCATTTACTCCACCAACGACCCGCCAAGATCGAACCCATCGCCCTCTCCGCTCGGCGAGCTCCGGGGTTGCTCCAGTGGGAAGGGAGAAGTTTTGACGGAGAAATGGAACGGTGCTGGCGTATCTACCCCCACCTGCTCGACTCTGTGGGATTCTTCTTGGCCAAGATTCGTCGGCGAGCCTCGCCGGAGTGA
- a CDS encoding response regulator translates to MKEEGILVIEDENRLSRLLADLLEFEGYRNIQIANNGYEGVEKYKQTRPQVVFMDLEMPVMNGYDSSKAIKKYDPGANIILITANPGSPFARKILDEGYVSQVIPKPFRCDDLFAVIRKSIPPPSTNT, encoded by the coding sequence GTGAAAGAAGAAGGAATTCTCGTTATCGAGGATGAGAATCGTCTCTCCAGGCTCCTGGCGGATCTGCTTGAGTTTGAAGGATACCGGAACATCCAGATAGCAAACAACGGCTACGAAGGTGTGGAAAAGTACAAACAGACGAGGCCTCAGGTCGTCTTCATGGACCTCGAAATGCCTGTGATGAACGGGTATGACTCGAGCAAGGCGATCAAGAAATACGATCCAGGTGCCAACATCATCCTCATCACTGCAAATCCGGGAAGTCCCTTTGCCCGGAAGATCCTCGATGAGGGTTACGTTTCTCAGGTCATTCCCAAGCCCTTCCGGTGTGATGATCTCTTCGCGGTGATCAGGAAGTCGATTCCACCCCCTTCCACCAACACCTGA
- a CDS encoding Hpt domain-containing protein — MDKDLASPKGFFSQNSVAEEVLELRSLYLEYLRGEVDTLRSLVARRDLEGIRELGHRLKGSGGSYGFHGISDLGEAIQCLPDSAEWEKVEVLFHRLEEMYEDIAA; from the coding sequence ATGGACAAGGATCTTGCAAGTCCAAAGGGTTTCTTCAGTCAAAACTCCGTGGCAGAAGAAGTCCTCGAGTTACGGTCTCTCTACCTGGAGTATCTCAGGGGAGAAGTCGACACACTCCGATCCCTGGTCGCCCGTAGAGACCTGGAGGGGATAAGGGAATTGGGGCACAGACTCAAGGGGAGCGGGGGTTCCTACGGATTCCATGGCATTTCCGATCTGGGTGAGGCAATCCAGTGTCTGCCGGATTCGGCCGAGTGGGAGAAAGTGGAGGTTCTTTTTCACCGCCTGGAAGAGATGTACGAAGACATTGCCGCTTGA
- a CDS encoding response regulator, protein MAKKIMVVEDDPMNAKFFELTLKRRGKFDVIVTEDVDQILSLIRNGEIDMIVMDVSLCNSFYKGERVDGITLSRLIKQNQSSRDVPILLATAHAMKGEQEEFLQESGADGYVSKPVIDPDRFITKVNDLIG, encoded by the coding sequence ATGGCAAAGAAGATCATGGTGGTTGAAGACGATCCGATGAATGCGAAGTTCTTTGAGCTCACCCTGAAGAGGAGGGGGAAATTCGACGTAATCGTTACAGAAGACGTGGATCAGATTCTCTCTCTCATTAGGAACGGTGAAATTGATATGATCGTCATGGACGTCTCCCTCTGCAACAGCTTTTACAAAGGAGAACGGGTTGACGGGATCACTCTTTCCCGGCTTATCAAACAGAACCAATCGTCCAGGGATGTTCCGATTCTCCTTGCGACAGCCCATGCCATGAAGGGGGAACAGGAGGAGTTTCTCCAGGAATCCGGGGCTGATGGATACGTGTCCAAACCCGTGATCGATCCTGATCGATTCATCACCAAGGTCAACGACCTCATCGGCTGA
- a CDS encoding response regulator, translating to MQRSDWYIVERSKEAFSSISTASGKPGTESRSSRKRRGAESRALIVDDDNGIRQLLKETVELFGFACSTASSGQQALHLLRKHAFDLMITDIKMPGMNGMDLLRAAKAGSPGLDVIMMTGFSSEYSFSDVVIAGASDIIPKPINLEEVEAKINRVVRERRLREELNEKNLELQRYLDDLQRTKDRLEEQAHELLVALVEIETAKDVIEKQNQKILKANWELEKADKMKSAFLATVSHELRTPLNAIIGFLGLVLDDLCESREEEKGLLRDALNSSKNLLFLINGMLDLAKIEAGKVDSFFEKLSLKEILEEVTSLLSIEARQKNLYFRFRSEDVPPVYADRGKVWQVLNNLLGNAIKFTEHGGIEVMVRRQGEDFVEIEVKDTGIGVPVEHQEHIFERFVQADKNHRRRRMGTGLGLVISKNLVEMMGGKIRLESGGEGKGSQVFFTLPVYKDQAASELRDHQGTAGSEGSPPGD from the coding sequence TTGCAAAGATCCGATTGGTATATCGTGGAGAGATCGAAGGAGGCGTTTTCCTCGATCAGCACGGCTTCGGGGAAGCCCGGGACGGAGAGCCGTTCCTCAAGGAAGAGGCGAGGCGCCGAGAGTAGAGCTCTGATCGTCGATGACGATAACGGGATCCGCCAGCTCCTCAAGGAGACGGTGGAGCTCTTCGGGTTTGCCTGTAGTACGGCCAGCAGTGGTCAGCAGGCTCTTCACTTACTGCGAAAACATGCCTTTGATCTCATGATCACGGATATAAAGATGCCGGGGATGAACGGGATGGATCTCCTCAGGGCCGCCAAGGCGGGTTCCCCCGGGCTCGATGTCATCATGATGACGGGATTCAGCTCGGAATACAGCTTCAGCGACGTGGTTATTGCAGGAGCGAGTGACATAATCCCCAAACCGATCAATCTGGAAGAAGTCGAGGCAAAGATCAACCGTGTGGTCAGGGAGAGAAGGCTTCGCGAGGAGTTGAACGAGAAGAATCTCGAGCTTCAGCGGTACCTCGACGATCTGCAGAGGACAAAGGACCGGCTCGAGGAACAAGCCCACGAACTGCTCGTGGCCCTTGTTGAGATTGAGACGGCCAAGGATGTCATCGAGAAACAGAACCAGAAGATTCTCAAGGCGAACTGGGAGTTGGAAAAGGCGGACAAGATGAAGAGCGCCTTTCTCGCCACTGTCTCCCATGAGCTGCGGACGCCCCTCAACGCTATCATCGGTTTCCTCGGGCTTGTTCTGGACGATCTGTGTGAAAGCAGAGAAGAGGAGAAGGGACTTCTCCGGGATGCTCTCAACAGTTCGAAGAACCTTCTGTTTCTGATCAACGGCATGCTCGACCTTGCAAAGATTGAAGCGGGCAAGGTGGACAGCTTCTTTGAGAAACTCAGCCTCAAAGAGATTCTAGAAGAGGTGACAAGCCTCCTCTCCATTGAAGCCCGGCAGAAGAACCTCTACTTCAGATTCAGATCCGAGGATGTGCCTCCCGTATATGCCGACAGGGGGAAAGTGTGGCAGGTGTTGAATAATCTCCTAGGCAATGCCATCAAATTCACGGAACACGGCGGCATCGAGGTCATGGTCCGCCGGCAGGGGGAGGATTTTGTCGAGATCGAGGTGAAAGACACGGGCATCGGGGTCCCAGTGGAACATCAGGAGCACATTTTTGAAAGGTTTGTCCAGGCAGACAAAAACCATAGGAGAAGACGGATGGGGACCGGCCTCGGCCTGGTGATCAGCAAGAACCTCGTCGAGATGATGGGAGGAAAGATCCGCCTTGAGAGCGGAGGGGAAGGGAAGGGAAGCCAAGTCTTTTTTACACTTCCCGTATACAAGGACCAGGCCGCCTCTGAACTGCGTGATCATCAGGGAACAGCGGGCTCAGAGGGTTCTCCACCTGGGGACTGA
- a CDS encoding methyltransferase domain-containing protein → MDSDATETIRARYDRISRFYDLMEAVVERAALWRWRRRAFDAIDGNRVLEVGVGTGKNLGFYPTGKSITAVDFSPGMLKRARRKADKILCKVDLRDMDVENLSFGDRFFDTVVATFVFCSVAHPVRGLSEVGRVCKQRGRIILLEHVRPGNKILARFFDMLNPVTLRLVGVNINRNTTANVERAGLEILREENLFSDIVKLIVARPRSG, encoded by the coding sequence TTGGATTCAGATGCGACCGAAACGATAAGAGCCCGATACGACCGGATCTCCCGTTTCTATGACCTCATGGAGGCCGTGGTGGAAAGAGCGGCTCTCTGGAGGTGGAGGAGGCGCGCTTTTGATGCAATAGATGGAAACAGGGTTCTCGAGGTCGGAGTGGGAACAGGAAAGAACCTGGGCTTCTATCCTACGGGCAAGTCGATCACCGCTGTCGACTTCAGCCCGGGTATGCTGAAAAGGGCCCGCCGGAAAGCGGACAAGATACTTTGCAAGGTAGACCTCAGGGACATGGATGTGGAGAATCTCTCCTTCGGGGACCGATTCTTCGACACGGTTGTCGCGACTTTTGTCTTCTGTTCTGTGGCCCATCCTGTGAGAGGGCTCAGCGAAGTGGGCAGAGTATGCAAGCAGCGGGGCAGGATCATCCTCTTGGAACATGTAAGGCCCGGGAACAAGATTTTGGCACGATTCTTCGATATGCTCAATCCTGTGACGCTGCGGCTGGTCGGGGTGAACATCAACAGAAACACAACTGCCAATGTAGAGAGGGCGGGACTCGAGATCCTTAGAGAGGAAAACCTCTTCTCAGACATCGTGAAGTTGATCGTTGCCAGACCGCGATCGGGGTAA
- a CDS encoding TlpA family protein disulfide reductase, which translates to MKNHRKWAAGAFLLACFALLFFFLSDQGRGDSASMEQLGIIAFDEKIRAPDFTLQDLDGTAVSLRDFRGKLVLLNFWASWCPPCRAEIPSMKKLQDRLKEEDFVLLAVDLRESSERVRSFRDKEGLNFLVLLDTDGAVGIAYAVRSIPTTYLIDSKGYIIGAALGPRDWGGTEVLGLINGLLKSPS; encoded by the coding sequence ATGAAAAACCATAGGAAATGGGCTGCTGGCGCTTTTCTTCTCGCTTGCTTTGCTCTATTGTTCTTCTTCCTCTCGGATCAGGGCCGGGGGGATAGTGCTTCCATGGAGCAGCTCGGCATCATAGCCTTTGACGAAAAGATCCGGGCTCCTGATTTTACCCTTCAGGATCTGGACGGCACTGCCGTCAGCCTCAGGGATTTCAGGGGGAAACTCGTTCTTTTGAACTTTTGGGCCAGTTGGTGCCCGCCGTGCCGGGCGGAGATCCCATCGATGAAGAAGCTCCAGGACCGGCTCAAAGAGGAGGACTTTGTCCTGCTGGCCGTCGATCTCAGGGAGAGCAGCGAGCGCGTAAGATCGTTCAGGGACAAGGAAGGCTTGAACTTCCTGGTGCTCCTCGATACTGATGGAGCCGTGGGGATCGCTTACGCCGTCAGGTCTATCCCCACCACCTATCTCATAGACAGTAAGGGCTATATCATCGGAGCGGCCTTGGGGCCGCGTGACTGGGGGGGAACGGAGGTCCTCGGGCTTATCAACGGACTCTTGAAGTCCCCTTCCTGA
- a CDS encoding ABC transporter permease, whose amino-acid sequence MLKFIARRFFLLLLTMILVSVAVFLITEASPGNVARNVLGAFITPEQEASFLAQTGLDKPAWVRYWHWLVGSEWAAERRIGMPLRRITSDKGFDEWWAVGEDGTLLRWRLEGDNLIAIRRASDGTLSESVDNDRWKTDEKGVGSFWGVDTHNTAVRWIRGTGKKRWTFVMGTGWMESTGAPAEYIPLKKGLIRGDPGISLRTGRPVSKSIFLRLRNSLVLAGIAFVIVMPLALSLGLAAGLKEGSVRDRVLSIGGMMFSVTPEFATGIFLILIMAVSLKLVPGATVFGEKSPWERPDMLILPVTTLTLIELGYVLRITRASMVEAMKAPYIRTAFLKGLPYWRVVLRHAVPNALLAPITVIMLHVNWLLGGIVIVEVVFGYPGLGKYLLDSALYKDINALEAGAMILVTVAVATQLIADIIYTFLNPRIRYE is encoded by the coding sequence ATGTTGAAGTTTATCGCAAGACGCTTCTTTCTCCTCCTGCTCACAATGATCCTCGTCTCGGTGGCAGTCTTCCTGATCACCGAAGCCTCTCCCGGTAATGTGGCGCGGAACGTCTTGGGAGCTTTCATCACCCCCGAGCAGGAAGCCTCCTTTCTGGCTCAGACCGGCCTCGACAAACCTGCCTGGGTACGGTACTGGCACTGGCTCGTCGGCAGTGAATGGGCCGCAGAACGGCGCATCGGGATGCCTTTGAGAAGGATCACGTCGGATAAGGGGTTCGACGAGTGGTGGGCTGTGGGGGAAGACGGTACTCTGCTCCGTTGGAGACTCGAGGGCGACAACTTGATTGCTATCAGAAGGGCCTCGGACGGCACCCTTTCCGAGTCGGTCGACAATGACCGATGGAAGACGGACGAAAAGGGGGTGGGCTCTTTTTGGGGGGTCGACACGCACAACACAGCCGTCCGTTGGATCCGGGGAACCGGGAAAAAACGCTGGACCTTTGTCATGGGCACCGGATGGATGGAGAGTACCGGCGCCCCGGCCGAGTACATTCCTCTTAAGAAGGGCCTGATCCGTGGAGACCCGGGTATCTCTCTGAGAACCGGGAGGCCTGTGTCCAAGAGCATCTTTCTCCGGCTGCGAAATTCCCTGGTTCTTGCCGGCATCGCCTTTGTCATAGTCATGCCTCTCGCCTTGAGCCTCGGACTGGCGGCTGGGCTGAAAGAGGGCAGTGTGAGGGACCGGGTCCTCTCTATCGGCGGAATGATGTTCTCCGTGACACCGGAGTTCGCCACTGGAATCTTTCTCATTCTCATCATGGCCGTTTCCCTGAAACTCGTCCCCGGCGCAACGGTCTTCGGAGAAAAATCCCCATGGGAAAGACCCGACATGCTGATTCTTCCGGTAACCACTCTTACGCTCATCGAGCTCGGCTACGTGCTCCGCATCACCCGGGCCAGCATGGTCGAGGCGATGAAGGCTCCGTATATCCGGACCGCCTTCTTGAAAGGGCTTCCTTACTGGAGGGTTGTTCTGAGGCACGCTGTGCCCAATGCCCTGTTGGCTCCGATTACGGTCATAATGCTGCACGTCAACTGGCTTCTCGGAGGGATCGTCATTGTTGAGGTGGTCTTCGGCTATCCCGGACTGGGCAAGTACCTCCTTGATTCCGCCCTTTACAAGGACATCAACGCCCTGGAGGCCGGTGCCATGATCCTGGTGACCGTAGCGGTGGCTACG